The sequence GGCCATCAAAGGTTATTTACGATCGTGACAACTCGGTCTTCGCTAATTCAAAGCCCGGAGATTTCGACTGGGAAAAGATTTTCTCAGATGCCACTTGGTTTCACTTTACAGGCATCACTCCGGCACTAAGCGATGGGTTGATTGAAACATGCGAAGTAGCTCTGACAGAGGCCAAGAAGAGAGAAATAACTGTCTCTTGCGATCTCAATTACAGGGCGAGACTGTGGAGCAAAGAAAAGGCAAGAAAGGTTATGACTTCCCTTATGAAAAATACTGATGTCCTCTTTGCAAATGAGGAAGATAGCGAATCTGTCTTTGGAATAAAGGCGAAAGGTACTAATGTAAGCGATGGAAGGTTAAGTGTCGAGGGATACAGAGATGTGGCAACAAGGCTTATGACCACATTTGATCTGAAGGCGGTTGCAATTTCCCTAAGGGAAAGCGTAAATGCCAATTTCAACAGGTGGTCGGCATCGCTGCTCACTGGTGGGGAGTTCTTGGTATCGACAAAATACGACATGAACATAATCGATCGTGTAGGCGGAGGAGATG comes from Mesotoga sp. UBA6090 and encodes:
- a CDS encoding sugar kinase, with the translated sequence MSRVVTFGEIMMRLASPLGERFEQATNFEVVYGGAEANVAVAIARYGGNSRFVSKVSDDQFGDAAIGNMKIQGVDTGFVQKDKGRLGKYFYEYGYSQRPSKVIYDRDNSVFANSKPGDFDWEKIFSDATWFHFTGITPALSDGLIETCEVALTEAKKREITVSCDLNYRARLWSKEKARKVMTSLMKNTDVLFANEEDSESVFGIKAKGTNVSDGRLSVEGYRDVATRLMTTFDLKAVAISLRESVNANFNRWSASLLTGGEFLVSTKYDMNIIDRVGGGDAFAAGLIFGLDNSWEPRKALEFGVAASCLKHTIKGDFNIVSRDEVEKLLGGNTSGRVVR